One part of the Arabidopsis thaliana chromosome 1 sequence genome encodes these proteins:
- a CDS encoding zinc finger, C3HC4 type (RING finger) protein (unknown protein; Has 5 Blast hits to 5 proteins in 2 species: Archae - 0; Bacteria - 0; Metazoa - 0; Fungi - 0; Plants - 5; Viruses - 0; Other Eukaryotes - 0 (source: NCBI BLink).) has translation MESNNFIREHDVEDTGSYQEESETESESSEDEETESDDMETGSECDEPRP, from the coding sequence ATGGAAAGTAACAACTTCATTCGTGAACATGACGTTGAGGACACAGGATCATATCAGGAAGAGTCGGAGACGGAATCTGAGAGTTCTGAAGATGAGGAGACAGAATCCGATGATATGGAGACAGGTTCTGAATGTGACGAGCCAAGGCCTTGA
- a CDS encoding zinc finger, C3HC4 type (RING finger) protein codes for MEDEMRKLYSCAICNNLFDHATALKRCNHIFCFRCIYGKITEHDWKCCPVCYVELGPDPLKILRHDDPLLLSMESNNFIREHDVEDTGSYQEESETESESSEDEETESDDMETGSECDEPRP; via the exons ATGGAAGATGAGATGAGGAAGCTGTACAGTTGTGCTATTTGCAACAATTTGTTTGACCATGCCACAGCCCTGAAGCGATGCAACCACATCT TTTGCTTTAGATGCATTTATGGCAAAATAACAGAACATGACTGGAAATGTTGTCCTGTATGCTATGTTGAATTGGGTCCGGATCCTCTCAAGATACTAAG GCATGACGACCCCCTTTTATTGTCCATGGAAAGTAACAACTTCATTCGTGAACATGACGTTGAGGACACAGGATCATATCAGGAAGAGTCGGAGACGGAATCTGAGAGTTCTGAAGATGAGGAGACAGAATCCGATGATATGGAGACAGGTTCTGAATGTGACGAGCCAAGGCCTTGA